A window of Cheilinus undulatus linkage group 23, ASM1832078v1, whole genome shotgun sequence genomic DNA:
aaatttaaacattttaactctGGCTATGTTGTTGTAATTGTCTAGTTTAAGTATTATACTTTTTTATTCTACTATGTCTGTAAATTTTAGCATAATTAGCAGTGAGTAATAGAGAGTGTAGACAGAATACTGGTTTGTGAAATCATGAGCTTTATTTTTATGGGTTTTCACATTTTGGCTGTGGTGTGGTATGTGTCATTTCGAAATTTAGTTTACCGTCAATTAAatcatgcattttgttttattaaagtaAAGATATAATTTGCATCTGTAGTTCTTTCTCCATTGTATCCAGAAATCAAACTTTTAGTTCAGGCAGACCACGGCGTCGCCACAtaattaagatcagctgatctcatgcaagccctcattgGCTAACTGCACTCATGCTCCCATGTTTAatctgctctagcctggctactctgctgcaaccctcctccaccccagctcctccttcatactaCTTATAACTTAATCAGTGTCactctgttgtcactgatgctgctctgctctgggtttactgctcctcctctctctgcctccgGCTCTCCTTATCGTCACGGGAAGatcaggaacatgtgctgttcctggTTGACGCTTTAGGCTCCTGGAGAGGTGGGGggtcccagaacagccacacagCCAAGTACAAATAAGAGCCAATTAATAACTGCtgataaatacaaatatttataactgaaaattgtgtgtgtttcttgacaaagtggtccaaACTGAAGTTGTTTCAAATGTTCCTGCAGCCCCTCACACATGACCTTTAAAAGGTTTGGGTTTCCTTCTTTATGAATTACAacaatcagcagaaaaacatccTGATCACAAATCAACTAAAGCTTTTACTTTTATGAGTATATGGATGTAGAAAAAATaagtataaaaacaaataaaaaggattttaaacACCAACAAAACTCCTCAAGATTCCTAGAAACTCCTCAGGGGGGCCTCCACTCCAAAAATAcacttatttttatgaaaaaaaaaagaaaagaaaattttcCTGTCACGCTTTCAACGATTTTACAGttggagaaaaatattttagcaAAGGACTCTTGAGCTGCTGAGATTACCCCTGGTTTAATGGTCCTGATGCTTCTGCTTGGTAGAAGGTCCCCTTTAGTTCTATGTTGTCAGActctgccctctagtggtgatAAAGCTGCACTGCAGCCAGAGGAACAGCATTAGTGTTAGTAAAAAGTTGTcttgttttcttatttaatggtattaatgaaaaaaaaaccctcccaGGATTATTTGGAGAAATTCTCAAAGACATGTAATCATTCTTTTTAAATCTACACAATTAAATTCTGCTTTGAATGCCATTTCATTCACGTGTAAATCTCATCAGGGCAAAAAAAGAAGACTTGTACCTCCAGTTTTACTTAAAGAGATTTCTAAAGCTGAAGAGAACTGGTACATTTATGCCTTGTGTATttagattttctgtttttcctctgcattttaaaaacctaTTTTATTATCTTCATGtactttatttttgatgttaaCTCTTTTATATGGAGCCTACCGCTAAAAGCTTCTCAGAAAcactcagtaacatttaaaatttcttttactttttcacttttaattcaGTATTTCTACTctcttattttcattaaaacactAATAGTAGAGAACTTATTTAAAAGCAGTATTTTACACTAGAATATTGTTTCTTTCAATTGagcactgaaaaacaaaacagatgagGCTCcatcaaaatatcagaaatggaaCTTTATTAAACAATCTGACAAAACAAACGGCTCGACGCATAAAAAGTCAATCTAACAGCTCCCTCAGTTAATGTTcatttataaaaatacaaacaaatgaaaagGAGTCTGTGTTTAAGAGAAGGTTCACtgagataaatgaaaaaaaatcagcttattttaatctttaaccTGTCCCGATGTGTTGATCTGAGATCTCAGTGAACCTTCTGAAAACAGACTCCTGGATGCACAACGAACAGGTCATGGAGACAGAGAGTAGGGGGTCAGAGGTCAGTGGACGACAGAGTTGAGCGGCTCGGCTCGGATGTTTCCTAAATCCAGAGTGGAGTCCGTCTCCTCATCGATCTCTCCGATCACAGCgctgaaacaaacagaaaagattAATTTCACTATTAATAATCGACTGGCATACTTTTGGATATCAGATCTATAAAATGAAACGATCTTTGACTTCAGTGACTGATAGATCCAAACGGTACTTGAGCTTAAAAAACAACTTATACTTACTAACTAAAGCACCATGTCTTAACTGCACAAAAACGCCTGTGATATTTCTATACTGAAACATTTCTAATGTTTATGTGGCTTTTACACAGCAggatttttataaattaaattcaAGAGCTACTACTGGTGGTTATGTAAGGCAgtgcttctcaaccttttccccctgcaacccccaaaataaaggtgccagagaccggggacccccactgtacctggaggtgattgaacagccatgaacgtTTAAGAATAGTGCAGACAAGGAtgtccataaggggggtaaaggggGAAGTTTCTGAGACCCAGCAAAACTGGGGGCCCATCGAAGTCAGTAAAACCATGGtctactgtaaagttaagctgtgaaaatcatatctatatttgacctgaataatgaccactcttatcaaagaaacaaatgtcttgatttattcatttgtgtcgTAAATAGccctctttaaatgaaaataaagtatgttaaaaagataattaaatgggttaaaaatggttaaaattgggCAATAATGGCAACaaatggaaaaggtggtgaaattggaattattaaaaaatatatttgggttagagtggcaacaatgggcacaaaaaagtgttaagaagggatttaaaagtgtctgaaatggctttaaagtgcaaaaaaaggtggaaattaggtggaatgggatgaaaatttgatataaactagcaaaaatgggttaactgtggtttaaatgggcaaaaaggtttGTAGAAAGCGATTGATaaaggcaataatgggtcaacaaaggcaacaataggcagaaagtggcaagaattggtttagaagtggcaaaaaaggcagaaaaaagttttggaaaatgtttaaaatggacaaaaatgggttttaagcggcaaaaatgttctaaaattggcaaaattggtgttaaagtgtgatgaaaaagggttgaCATTTGCtgaaattggtgtaaagtggcaacattgtgatttaaaaaatattctcagttttttaaggcatctggtgaccccctctcagtgtctcacgaccccaagGAACCACTGGTGTAAGGCATACAACAGCAGACAGTGTAAGTTgattaatttgaaaaacatctttccaaATGCTCTTTGAGATTTTGTCCTCACCACACAGGATGAACATGGGGCTCAAAGATCTCACTAAAACCAGTAAATGATCCTAAAAATGGTCTCAACCCCAGCCTCTGTTATTCATGATTACGTTCTTCTATCACTGCTCTCTCACTTTTAATTTCCAGAGTACAGACTTCTATTCACTCACACGTTGTCTCCTCTGACGATGTAAAGTCCCAGCACCACCTGCTCCACGCCCTGGCTGGAGCTGAACACTCGCTCGTGACTCTCGTCCAGGATCAGGTTGATGGTCTGATCGAAGCCTTTCAGTGTGccctgaaaaacaaagacacacataTTTCCACAAAATTAAGAGTACTAAACCAAAATTAAAGagtctgacttttttaatttatactCCCACTGAAATACACCATGGAATGGTGAGGcagccgaatacttttgtctacaTAGTTTATTAAACCTGCAGCAGGTGTTCAAATAAACTTTCAAGGGCCAAACCTGCGTTTAAATCCCTTTACATAgtattttaatgcctttttcaATGTTCATTGACAATTAATGGTTCTCAATCATAGACATCACTCCAATAAAACACCTGGAGGTAAAAAAGGCTGCATGAACTCACCACAATCATCCTGCCGTCTGAGGTGATGATGGCCACAGTACCTGAACCACAGTTAAGGTAAAAACAcgttttctgacaaaaaaaaccgtcattaaaatgattaaattaaattaaataatccTACTGTGCAGCTGTCTTTAATATTAAACTCTACTAGTGATAGACAGAGAAGATACAGCGCTGAAAGCtcataaatataaacataaacatCATCTTAGCTTAAAGGCTAGGCTAACtagcattcattcattcagacaGGCAGTTAGCATGTTAGCCAGCTAGCAGCAGCAGGATACGGTTGATGTAGCTCTCCAGGGCGGTGGACATGCTTCCTGCCGGACTCGGGCTTTATTTATCCAGCAGAGAAGTCGGTGTAACGGTTCCACCGATGAGAGGACGATGAAACGCTGAAGAAACGTAACGGAGGAACGGCAGCGGATAACAGCGGCAACACAACGGGGTAAAGGCAGGAGCAATCAAACACCGACCCACGGGGAAGGCTGGAGAGGTGAGCGCCGAGCTCGAACGTCATATCCGGTTTAAAAGTTGACTGAATTTAGCGGACTTCTGAGGctgaataaaataattaaatgaatCACTTTTATGCTATAcgacggagtattagggccacacaaagagaaaaaaattaaagaataatttttaaaaaagatattatgagaaaaaagccataatattacaagaaagaagttgtaatattacgagaataaaatattacaagaaaaaaaaaatctgccggGGCGCCGCCTCCATTAAATGAGCAATGTTGAGCATGTTGTGAAGCTATACTTTAGTATCGAGttcacaaataaggaaatacttcatcttttggcacatcagcatcaaattattatcagaatcaggacaatactccGTCATAGATCCGCGGCGCCGCAgcagactgtctttcttgtaatattttattctcgtaatattaagACATATTTCTCgaaatattgtgatttttttctcttaatattaCGTCTTAATTCTCCAAATATTACGACTCTATTCTAGTAATATTACGACAtatttctcataatattatgatttttttttcttgtaatactccgactttattctcgtaatgtccaaaaaaaaaaaaaaattctttttttttttctcttcgtgtggccctaatcctcCGTTTTTACAGTGCAATGACAATACGACTAtcgactatctatctatctagacATGCCCTGGATAAATCCAACTGTCCTtcattttattgtgtatttgttttttttgtttgtttttttttttttttagaaattataCAAAGAGCCTCTCCTTAGTGCAAAACTCGTGAAAACCTGCTCAGAGTTTGCAACTAACTCCATGTAAAAGCAAAGCAGACTTTAATTTGTTTTGCTCTgcggagaggcttccatctattcactctgccataaagcccggATCAGAGGAGGTCAAAGGtggttgtccctctggaacttCGTCCcacctccacacaggatctctggaacTCAGTCAGAGCGACCATCAGGtccttggtctcctctcttactgaGACCTATCTCGGctcgattgctcagtttggccaggcgaccAAACTTCTTCTGTTAGAGAATCCTGGAGAATTCTCTGgaatgcagcagaaatgtttttgtagccttccccagatctgtgcctgctgtctctgagctctgcaggcagttcctctgacctcatgactttgtttttactctgatatgCATATGCAGCcgttttttatctttaataaatttgcaaaaatttctaaaattatgtttttactttgtcatgatgggggactgagtgtagattaatgagaataaaaatgattttttttttaccttagcATTAGGCTGCAACATTGAAAAAATTGAACAAAGTGAAGGGggtgtgaatactttctgaatagACTGCATGtgaatgtataaaaaaaacatggagtCGAGTGATCCCAGCAGGTCTTCATCTTTATTGTTGCTCAGTAGTCGTCCATACAAAGGGGGGTGGAGTAGAGCAGTGGAGCCCAACAGGACAAACACCAGGAACGTCATGCTACCAAAGTATTAAATTTGTACAAAAATACTTTACAACATCCCTgttcctttaaagaaaaatacagtttgGTTGGTTGGTGAAGCTACATGGAAACTAATCTGACCCACTATTTTAAATGGCAGTGCGATGCAtgtgtgtgtccatgtgtgtgttgtttgtgtgtgtgtttatgtgtgtgtagtTCGTCTTGCTGAGGTGAAATCACTAGAGTGCAAATCCCTGCAATGTTACACactcacacgcacacacacaagtACGAACTCAACGACCCACGGCACGCACATACAGGGTTAAaacacacgcacaaacacagtGTGTATGGCTTTTGATCTCACTCATTAAACCCTCCTGAGGCCACGCCCCCTAAAGTATGTGGCTTTTTCCCATTGGTGGAACAGTTTGTCTAACAACGCTAATCACCTAGCAAGGCTGTGCGTCCAGGTTTCACGACTACAAGCTTGTTTGTGTTGTCTTTAAAATTTGGGGCCATGTGCTAACTCAGTATTAGCGGTTAGCCACATGCTGACCATAATGTTAGCACTGTCTACATTGTGTAAGTCTTGGGTGATGCACTGTTTGAGCCCTGTGTTAGCTTTATGCTAACGACATACTGGCTGTTTAGCTATGTTTAAGTGACTAGGCATGTTAGCTGTGTGCTAACCTTGTATTATGTGTCGGAGCCTTTTTCTAATCATCACCAATGAGCACTAGTTCTTTTGTACCAATGTTAAGCTAAAAGCTAAACAATTAGAAGAAGGTTCCACCGGATAGCCCTGTATTTGCTGTGTGCATAACAAATATTGGCTTTGTTTACCAAATGTTAGCCCTGTGGTAGCACTGCCATGTGGCACCATCTCATTATCTTAGATGTTAGTCCCTCACTAGCAGCATGCAACCAAGTACTAGATATCTTAGCTGGCTACGTTTCTGTGTTAGCATTGTGCTAGCTCTTTGTTGACCACAACTGCACTAAGTCGCATGCTAGCCTTATGCAAAGCATTGATAAGAGCAATGTAACGTCAGCTTTACACTCTCCAGAGTGACCACACATGTTCAGGTGAAAACAAGCCTAATGCCTGAATGGCGGTAGAATGGTCAACAATGATGCCAACGTTCAGGTTTGGTTTTCTTCCAATACAGGTGTTAAATCGACAGTTTTGAAATGGTGCCTGTACCTAAATGGTGCCTGAATCGATGTGTTCAAGAGCAGGAAAGTGTATTTAAAGTCTTGGTATCATATAGAATTGAGGGAAATATCTTGAAAAGATGCTAGTAGAACGCAGGATATAAAAGGATAAAGATAAATGGCACAAATTCCATATTCTATTTCATGCCTTTTATTTGAAGTGGCAGAAGTTCTGGTAGGGAACTGAAATGAAGCACGGTAGGTACGGTGGGTATCCGAAATGTTGGTACAGATACCAACATGAGACTGGATTTCGATACCCATCCCTAAGCAACATGATTAAATGCTATTGCCTAGCATTTTGTGcgtcaaatatttaaaaatccatAATTCACCACGTTATTCATCTTGAATTGACAGTGTTAAACAGACACTTTTTTGCTTTGGGACAAAGCTAGAGACGATTGTAGTGAAAACAGATTGGTTAACCagtttccatgtctgtcatcaggcaaagcCATGTtgtaaagctccaatctgaaacgaaTGTGCCAAGTCGTCAGCGTCAcgtgaggagaacaaggcggtagctacaggtggggtttagttgtactggggCCGGTGTATACACTGGCTGCTACAGCTGTGGGCCGCACGGAGGCGCAGGAATTAGTGCTGTTGTTTTCCCGGTCAGGgaagaacccatgcatgcatgtatgtttgccctgtgcatgcgtgggttctcacTGGGTACTCTAGCTTCcttccaccaccaaagacatgctcattaggctaattggtgactctaaattggccataggtgtgagcaACCAGTCcacagggtgtaccctgcctctcggctaatgacagctgggattggctccagcctcCTGCAACTCCAAACAGGATGAGCGGTGTAGAAAATTTATGGATGGAAGCCGGTATATGCAATGGCTACCACTCatgtagcgattagctcagatgtagccataatatagtggcagttttatcagaactggaccacagaacaagagcaaagagccatactgaaagcttctcttcaaggggagatgtttttgcacttctccagAGTGGCCTCGGCATGAGTTCTATCCACCAACAAACTCCACTATTCATGAACTAAACAGTGCCTTACTGTCAAGCTCGGGTTACAACCAGAGCTGTGCATATcttcttattttgtcttgttgctctgattggcccataatgaatgtgacagacagaatgttagTCCAGTCACCCtcagaattttttgaaaagttctgccctttccaaacattttatatGGGAGGCTTCCCAGATGAATATGAATATATCCTATTCTGGATTGTTGGAAGTCCAAACATTTAGGCATAACTCATTGGCCACTGACCCATCGTGAATGACCCAATCTCTCTCTTTCACCGCCGTTCATtctgatggaatgttttcaccTGGAAAGGGACCGGGCCGACTGATGGATTGCTCCTACCAATACTCTGGCTGCACCAGCAAGTTGTAGATCCCTACGCTTTAGCGTCTAGGTTGGCTTGGCTAGATGCTACAGAGCCAACTGTGTTCTAACTATATATTTACCATGTGTAAACATATTTGCTTGTTTAGCATTGTGCTGACTTTGTTTACCTTATGGTAGACATGTGTTCGGCTTATGCTAGCCCTGTGCTTAGTAGCCTCATGCTAATTATATGCTAGTACTTCTGTCtaagccaatcacagctctccGATCAAACAGATGGTTTTAAAGAGAGCGGTTGGTGATGAGCGCTGATGGAGGGTTCTGATTGGCCAGTTTAAATAGTGAGGTCAGACTGAGGTGAGAACGGGGAAATGTTGACATCACTCCAAAATAACAGAATCACACACTCGCtctgaaaaaacacacacacatttgcacacactcacacatacacacacaggtATTCACTGTCACAGGTTTCCTGTCTGAAACAGGAGTATTTTCTCGTGTTGTTTTCGTGGTTATGAGGTGAACGTTTTCGGGATTCCATGGTTTTGATGTGAACAGCGATGAGACTGAACcgtttttaaatctattttacatattttcagGTTCAGTCGCcatggaaacaaacaaacagagaaaactgaCAACAGTCAATCAAAAAACACACCGATCGATTAGCATAATAGATCACTGTTACTGGGGGAGGTCAGGGCGGGGGCATGcttggcttcttcctgggagctGATTGGTCCGTTTGTGTGTTGAGGAGAACCAATCACAGACAGGGagagtttttgttttcctctgattGGTTCCAGCCAATCAACTGTATCTCTGCTTTATCCTTGCTGCCTATTGGTCGAGGAAAGAAGGGGGAGGGTGGGACAAAGCCAAGACGAGGAATTGAGGTGGGGGGACTTAACTGGCCTTGTGTTTAACACAcgtaacacacaaacacacacacagacacacccacatacatacacacagtGTGGCCAGTCCAACAGGTGTAAACAGTAGAAAAAGTTTCTTATTGAACTGCTCagtgtcatcatcatcatcatcatcatcaatattatCAACATGATTATTACTCCTCCAGTCTGCAGCTCATTCATGGCACAGAACTTAAATTTTAACAGTAAACCCTTGCTTCACTCTTTCTGCCCATTATCTCAGGGATGCTCTGATCAGTTTCACAACATAACAAAGGAGGATTACTATACTTATATTTAAATTGATAGTGAAAAACGCTAAAAATCCATCATGGCCGCCTTATTTCCATCACTGAAGTCTGTGTTT
This region includes:
- the lsm8 gene encoding LSM8 homolog, U6 small nuclear RNA associated, with amino-acid sequence MSTALESYINRTVAIITSDGRMIVGTLKGFDQTINLILDESHERVFSSSQGVEQVVLGLYIVRGDNVAVIGEIDEETDSTLDLGNIRAEPLNSVVH